A genomic segment from Desulfurella amilsii encodes:
- a CDS encoding metal-sensing transcriptional repressor, giving the protein MKECCNLHPKHQEALVLLKTARGHIDGVIKMIEEERYCIDISNQLLAVISLLKKANISVINKHIETCVKDAAKTGNVDEKISELQNLMKYVEKNK; this is encoded by the coding sequence ATGAAAGAGTGTTGTAATTTACATCCCAAGCATCAAGAGGCTCTTGTCTTACTTAAAACTGCAAGGGGTCATATCGATGGTGTCATTAAAATGATTGAAGAAGAAAGATACTGTATTGACATATCTAACCAGTTATTAGCCGTTATATCCTTGTTAAAAAAAGCAAATATTTCTGTTATAAACAAACACATAGAAACTTGCGTAAAAGATGCCGCAAAAACAGGCAATGTCGATGAAAAAATTAGCGAATTACAAAACTTAATGAAATATGTAGAAAAAAATAAGTAA
- a CDS encoding metallophosphoesterase, translating to MGFLILFVVFSVALLLFGIVYKPFLDRQINFTIACIISLSLIGFGYINAQKLHIRTITIKSKKIQKNTRVVFFSDLHAGLMINDRYVDKASKTINDLKPDLVIAGGDIIDSSIDGMEKSIEPLKKIKPIYGKYAVLGNHEFYRGINKCQTHLENVGFIVLRNNCVKINGFLNIAGIDDTTITNKKDREILSKCDKNTFIIFAKHRPLIENNDSYLFDLTVCGHTHAGQMFPFTLLTKAYYRNRDFGYFNINGSHLIISSGAGTWGPPFRIFSSSEIVLVNLEKLN from the coding sequence ATGGGTTTTTTAATTTTATTTGTAGTTTTTTCGGTGGCTTTATTGTTATTTGGGATTGTCTATAAGCCATTTTTGGACAGACAAATAAACTTCACTATTGCATGTATAATTAGCCTTTCCCTTATAGGTTTTGGCTACATTAATGCGCAAAAACTGCACATAAGAACCATAACAATAAAATCTAAAAAAATCCAAAAAAACACTCGAGTTGTATTCTTTTCAGATTTGCATGCTGGTCTTATGATAAACGACAGGTATGTTGATAAAGCATCAAAGACAATCAACGATCTAAAGCCTGATTTGGTTATAGCTGGCGGTGACATTATTGACTCATCCATTGATGGTATGGAAAAAAGCATTGAACCTCTCAAAAAAATTAAACCTATCTATGGCAAATATGCCGTACTTGGTAATCACGAATTTTACAGAGGCATAAATAAGTGCCAAACACATCTTGAAAATGTTGGTTTTATTGTTTTGCGAAACAACTGTGTAAAGATAAATGGATTTTTAAATATAGCTGGTATAGATGACACTACAATAACAAATAAAAAAGATAGAGAAATTTTAAGTAAATGCGATAAAAATACTTTCATAATATTTGCAAAGCATAGGCCATTGATAGAAAATAATGATTCTTACTTATTTGATTTAACTGTATGTGGGCATACACATGCCGGCCAAATGTTTCCGTTTACTTTATTGACAAAAGCTTATTATCGCAATAGAGATTTTGGCTATTTTAATATTAATGGCTCTCATTTAATCATTAGCAGCGGCGCTGGCACTTGGGGTCCACCTTTTAGAATTTTTTCTTCATCAGAAATCGTTCTGGTTAATCTAGAAAAGCTAAATTAA
- a CDS encoding heavy metal translocating P-type ATPase, with protein MSIDRVTLSLEGMSCASCALSIEKALKKIDGVKTVNVNLMTEKALIVGTDLEPGILIQSVKNAGYDASLDSVEKNKEDIMKNTKLYQVNGMSCAACAINVEKALKKIPGVIAANVNIATQKAHVTIDPGIVSEREMAKAVKNAGYELVINQDSRSLSQDDSQQKLKKAKSKMIWAWTITVPLSLLMIFHMSGLAIPYFSEISLAASFIVIFVVGKDLIKSGFVAILHRSFNMDVLIFLGVCASYLSGILSILGEQIADYSAVGAMIMGFYLIGQYLEAKAKGKASEAIKKLISMNVKTANLIDDNGDIVSIDTKNLVVGDVVLVKPSQAVPADGIIIEGETIIDESMVTGEFLPKTKTVGDRVIGSCINQFGVIKVRITSVGEDTFLSQMIKLVEEAMGTKVPIQRFADKVIGVFVPFVLIVSLATFLFWILDPKTTHAISLWGASILPWVNPNLNALSAAVFASVATLVVACPCALGLATPTALMVGSGLGASHGILIRTGDALQGAKDIDTVIFDKTGTLTTGKIGLSEIHSTIDKSEFLRLVASVENYSEHPLSEAIIDYAKSANIVLENAVNVEINPGLGIKGTVLNKTIIIGNANYIKIFGFSLPKDVIDQDKTSSFVMDINGNYLGYITFKDALKENAKKVMLELKNMGIRTVMLTGDNESSAKQVASILDIDEVYYNLMPQEKLEHIKKLQQGHVVAMVGDGINDAPALKQANIGIAIGSGTDIAKEASDITLVGSDLEALVKAIKLSKVTFNKIKQNLFWAFIYNIIAIPIAALGLLHPAIAEAAMAASSVNVVTNSLRLKKYKF; from the coding sequence TTGAGTATTGATAGAGTAACCTTAAGCCTTGAAGGCATGAGCTGCGCTTCTTGCGCTTTATCTATAGAAAAAGCATTAAAAAAAATTGATGGTGTCAAAACAGTAAATGTAAACTTGATGACTGAGAAAGCCTTAATTGTTGGCACCGATTTAGAACCAGGTATATTAATTCAATCGGTAAAAAACGCTGGTTATGATGCAAGTTTAGATAGCGTAGAAAAAAATAAAGAAGATATTATGAAAAACACAAAATTATACCAAGTAAATGGTATGAGTTGCGCAGCGTGTGCTATAAATGTAGAAAAAGCACTTAAAAAAATACCAGGCGTAATAGCAGCAAATGTAAACATAGCAACGCAAAAAGCTCATGTTACAATAGATCCAGGCATTGTATCAGAAAGAGAAATGGCTAAAGCCGTTAAAAATGCTGGATACGAATTGGTAATAAACCAAGATAGTCGTTCTCTTAGCCAAGATGATTCTCAGCAAAAACTAAAAAAAGCCAAGTCAAAAATGATTTGGGCCTGGACTATTACGGTTCCTTTGTCATTGCTTATGATTTTTCACATGAGTGGCTTAGCTATACCTTACTTTAGCGAAATTAGTCTTGCAGCATCTTTTATAGTAATATTTGTTGTAGGAAAAGATCTTATTAAATCGGGGTTTGTAGCTATATTGCACAGAAGTTTTAATATGGATGTATTGATATTTTTAGGTGTTTGTGCTTCTTACTTAAGCGGCATTCTATCAATATTAGGCGAACAAATTGCAGATTATTCTGCAGTAGGCGCCATGATTATGGGTTTTTATTTAATTGGTCAATATCTAGAGGCAAAAGCCAAGGGTAAAGCTTCAGAGGCTATCAAGAAGCTTATTTCAATGAATGTAAAAACAGCTAATCTTATAGATGACAACGGTGATATTGTATCAATTGATACTAAAAATCTTGTAGTAGGGGACGTGGTACTAGTTAAGCCTTCACAAGCGGTACCTGCAGATGGCATAATTATTGAAGGCGAAACAATCATTGATGAATCTATGGTTACAGGTGAGTTTTTGCCAAAAACAAAAACTGTTGGCGATCGTGTAATAGGGTCGTGCATCAATCAATTTGGCGTTATAAAGGTTAGAATAACCAGTGTCGGTGAAGATACATTTTTGTCCCAGATGATAAAGCTTGTAGAAGAGGCAATGGGCACAAAGGTACCTATACAGCGCTTTGCTGATAAAGTTATAGGCGTATTTGTACCTTTTGTGCTTATTGTGTCGCTTGCTACTTTTTTGTTTTGGATTTTAGATCCTAAAACTACCCATGCAATCTCCTTATGGGGAGCTTCAATTTTACCATGGGTAAACCCTAACTTAAACGCATTGTCTGCTGCGGTATTTGCTAGTGTTGCAACACTTGTTGTGGCGTGTCCTTGCGCGTTGGGCTTAGCTACACCTACTGCCTTAATGGTGGGATCTGGTCTTGGAGCAAGCCATGGCATATTAATAAGAACAGGCGATGCCCTTCAAGGTGCAAAAGATATTGATACAGTAATCTTTGACAAAACAGGAACTTTGACCACTGGCAAAATAGGTTTGTCAGAAATACACAGCACAATTGATAAAAGTGAGTTTTTAAGGTTAGTAGCAAGTGTAGAAAACTATTCAGAACATCCGCTGTCAGAAGCCATAATTGATTATGCAAAATCAGCCAATATAGTGCTTGAAAATGCAGTAAATGTTGAAATTAACCCAGGTCTTGGCATTAAAGGCACTGTTTTGAACAAAACGATAATTATAGGCAATGCAAATTACATAAAAATTTTTGGCTTTTCATTACCTAAAGATGTTATAGATCAGGATAAAACATCTAGTTTTGTAATGGACATAAATGGGAATTACCTAGGCTATATTACCTTCAAGGATGCTTTAAAAGAAAATGCTAAAAAAGTTATGCTTGAATTAAAAAACATGGGTATCCGCACAGTTATGTTAACAGGCGATAATGAATCAAGCGCAAAACAGGTAGCAAGTATTTTGGATATTGATGAGGTTTACTATAACCTTATGCCTCAAGAAAAATTAGAACACATTAAAAAGCTTCAGCAAGGGCATGTAGTAGCGATGGTAGGTGATGGTATAAACGACGCTCCTGCGCTAAAACAAGCTAATATAGGCATAGCAATAGGTTCAGGTACAGACATTGCTAAAGAAGCAAGTGATATAACTTTAGTTGGGTCAGATTTGGAAGCACTAGTAAAGGCAATAAAGCTTTCTAAAGTCACCTTTAATAAAATAAAACAAAATTTGTTCTGGGCATTTATCTACAATATTATTGCCATTCCCATCGCTGCGCTTGGGCTTTTGCATCCAGCTATCGCAGAAGCAGCTATGGCTGCAAGCTCAGTTAATGTTGTTACAAACTCTTTAAGGCTTAAAAAATACAAATTTTGA
- a CDS encoding NifB/NifX family molybdenum-iron cluster-binding protein yields the protein MKLAVPTSDGKNISKHVALSKFFYIYEDSKQVDKIENPLVENLKESSAPLHTHEGRGLGAGRIIPSLIAQKGVEVFLAREIGDGMRANMQRMGIKCIETQEKNIEQALSVI from the coding sequence ATGAAATTAGCAGTACCGACGAGTGACGGCAAAAATATATCCAAACATGTGGCGTTGAGTAAGTTTTTTTATATTTATGAAGATAGTAAACAAGTAGATAAAATTGAAAACCCTTTAGTTGAGAATTTAAAAGAATCATCAGCACCTTTACATACTCATGAAGGTAGGGGGCTTGGTGCAGGAAGAATAATACCATCTCTTATCGCGCAAAAGGGTGTAGAAGTTTTTCTTGCTAGAGAAATTGGAGATGGCATGAGGGCTAATATGCAAAGGATGGGTATAAAATGTATTGAAACACAAGAGAAAAACATAGAACAAGCTTTAAGTGTAATTTAG
- a CDS encoding glutaredoxin family protein, with protein MKIIIYTTKGCPDCYGLKQWLNYKNIPYTEIDIEEPGISEYLKNKYGVRVAPITVIGDKFFYGTFDVQKPQIEAILKKEVK; from the coding sequence ATGAAAATTATCATATATACAACTAAAGGCTGTCCAGATTGTTATGGGCTCAAACAATGGTTAAACTATAAAAACATCCCATATACTGAAATCGACATTGAAGAACCTGGTATTAGTGAGTATTTAAAAAATAAATATGGCGTAAGGGTTGCTCCGATTACAGTCATTGGAGATAAGTTTTTTTATGGAACATTTGATGTGCAAAAGCCGCAAATAGAGGCTATATTAAAAAAGGAGGTAAAATGA
- a CDS encoding SHOCT domain-containing protein — protein sequence MAWFGGGPFYHGWYGIGGMVMMFVFFFIVIAALFFAIRWILGYSGCGVSHTLKNNNDALEILKIRYAKGEITKDEFEEIKKHL from the coding sequence ATGGCGTGGTTTGGCGGTGGACCTTTTTATCATGGATGGTATGGAATTGGAGGTATGGTTATGATGTTTGTTTTTTTCTTTATAGTAATAGCTGCTTTGTTTTTTGCAATAAGATGGATACTTGGATATAGTGGTTGTGGAGTAAGTCATACACTTAAAAATAACAACGATGCTTTAGAGATTTTAAAAATAAGATACGCAAAAGGTGAGATAACGAAAGATGAATTTGAAGAAATTAAAAAACATCTTTAA
- a CDS encoding cation transporter: MRVYVSGMSCQHCKIAVEKAFLAIEGVESVNVNLEDAYADVILKSKVEDKKFSDALVDTAYEVVKIEK, from the coding sequence ATGAGAGTTTATGTTAGCGGTATGAGTTGTCAGCATTGCAAAATAGCAGTTGAAAAGGCATTTTTGGCTATAGAGGGTGTAGAGAGTGTTAATGTTAATCTAGAAGACGCATATGCAGATGTAATATTAAAGTCTAAAGTTGAAGATAAGAAATTTTCAGATGCTTTAGTAGATACTGCATATGAAGTTGTAAAAATCGAGAAATAA
- a CDS encoding c-type cytochrome — MKNKITAFLIIGFLAFLSTAMYVYAQSGYEPMMMRDMMNGGYNYNNENYSAKSFPNAKLSEDAKKGGVLFESLCAQCHGQYAQGKIGPNIQGASLSNINWALKNVSMMNSVSTNPQLKNQKNIYYISKFLKSIKKGDNN, encoded by the coding sequence ATGAAAAATAAAATAACCGCATTTTTAATAATCGGCTTTTTAGCCTTTCTTAGTACGGCAATGTATGTTTATGCACAAAGTGGTTATGAGCCTATGATGATGAGAGATATGATGAATGGTGGTTATAATTATAATAATGAGAACTATTCTGCCAAAAGCTTCCCTAACGCTAAATTGTCAGAAGATGCAAAAAAAGGGGGAGTATTGTTTGAATCACTATGTGCACAATGTCACGGTCAGTATGCTCAAGGAAAAATTGGACCAAATATCCAAGGTGCTTCTCTAAGCAATATTAACTGGGCACTAAAAAACGTTTCAATGATGAATTCAGTAAGTACAAATCCTCAATTAAAAAATCAAAAAAATATTTATTACATCTCTAAGTTTCTTAAGTCTATTAAAAAAGGAGACAATAATTGA
- a CDS encoding DoxX family protein, with protein MLNKFDISIFIIRLALALTFIYHGSSILFDAFDGPGLVAFSGYMHFPLFIAFLVGLAEFCGGISMLIGIFTRLGALAIMIVMIGAILIVHLPHGFNIQKGGMEYALTEFLMALSVFITQGGKIGIKFKKKFLNSF; from the coding sequence ATGTTAAACAAGTTTGATATATCAATTTTTATTATTAGGTTAGCTTTGGCATTAACATTTATTTATCATGGCTCTAGCATACTTTTTGACGCTTTTGATGGTCCTGGTTTAGTTGCTTTTTCTGGCTACATGCATTTTCCTTTATTTATTGCTTTTCTTGTGGGATTAGCTGAATTTTGTGGCGGAATTTCTATGCTAATCGGCATATTTACGCGCCTTGGGGCATTGGCTATTATGATTGTAATGATTGGAGCTATATTAATCGTTCACCTGCCACATGGCTTTAATATACAAAAAGGCGGTATGGAATATGCATTAACTGAGTTTTTAATGGCTTTAAGTGTATTTATAACGCAAGGTGGAAAAATTGGAATAAAGTTTAAAAAGAAATTTCTAAATTCATTTTGA